CAGGTTGGCGACTGTCTTGCGCCCGCCGTAGAGGTGAGTATGAATATCTACAAGCATCCCAGTGTTACCGCCAGCGAATTATTGTGCCCACGATATCCGTGTCGCCCCTGTCCAGACGCGCGTACACCTCCGGAAGGTCGCTCCATTTGAAGGTGTGCGTCACCATCGGCTGGAACGGCAGACGACCCTGCGTCATCAGGTCGAGTGTGAGCGCCATAGAGCGATTCCTGTCCCAGCGGCTGCCGTCAGGCTCATTGCCGTAGGAGGTGCGAATGGAAACGCGCTTGTTGAGGTAAGGGTGCCCCACAGCGTTGAATGTAGGGATATCCGTGTGCCGCGCAGCCACGACCACTTTCCCGTCCTTCCGCGCTATGTCCAGGCTGGTCTGTATTGCCGCCCAGGAAGAGGCAGCTTCGATGACGACGTCCGCGCCCTGCCCATCGAAAAGGTCAAGGACGCGCTTCCTGAAGTCCGGCTCTTTCGGAGATATCGCGACCGTCGCCCCCATTTTCCGGGCTATGGCCAGGCGCGCCTCGCTGAAGTCAATGGCGGCGCTCCGCATTGAGAACGCAGCGCAGTAAGCCAGGGCGGACAGGCCAATCACGCCAAGGCCGAGCATAGCCACGTTGGCGCCCGGGTCAGGCGAGCCATCGCGCAGGGCGATGTGCCCCACGCCAAGTATGTTCAGCAGCACGGCGTGCTCGTCAGGGACCCGTTCAGGCA
The nucleotide sequence above comes from SAR202 cluster bacterium. Encoded proteins:
- a CDS encoding zinc-binding dehydrogenase is translated as MKRLLITGPRKAVFEEAPIPACPRDGLLVRANLTSVSTGTELRVYRFIPVDTEGKFMHANSPFDGSPQENGYSMVGEVVEAGAEVKGFAAGDRVFVPGSHKEYAALPARLAVKLPERVPDEHAVLLNILGVGHIALRDGSPDPGANVAMLGLGVIGLSALAYCAAFSMRSAAIDFSEARLAIARKMGATVAISPKEPDFRKRVLDLFDGQGADVVIEAASSWAAIQTSLDIARKDGKVVVAARHTDIPTFNAVGHPYLNKRVSIRTSYGNEPDGSRWDRNRSMALTLDLMTQGRLPFQPMVTHTFKWSDLPEVYARLDRGDTDIVGTIIRWR